A window of Ignavibacterium sp. contains these coding sequences:
- a CDS encoding cupin domain-containing protein — MNLKNFFSNIPDKLSDEIIETVFKSDSIRIERIISQGQSSPENFWYNQPENEWVIVLEGKAMIRFEDKSIVTLHKGDYLFIPAFTKHRVEWTDPNQLTIWLAIFFK, encoded by the coding sequence ATGAACTTAAAAAATTTCTTCTCAAACATTCCGGATAAATTATCGGATGAAATTATTGAAACTGTTTTTAAATCTGATTCAATAAGAATAGAAAGGATCATCTCTCAAGGTCAATCTAGTCCGGAAAATTTCTGGTATAATCAACCGGAGAATGAATGGGTGATTGTCCTTGAAGGCAAAGCTATGATCAGGTTTGAAGATAAATCAATTGTTACTCTTCACAAGGGAGATTATCTATTTATTCCCGCTTTCACAAAACATCGGGTTGAATGGACTGACCCGAATCAATTGACAATCTGGCTTGCAATATTTTTTAAGTAA
- the asnS gene encoding asparagine--tRNA ligase gives MQQITISDLKNFVGQEVTLYGWLYHKRSSGKIKFLVLRDGTGYVQCVYFKGNVSDEIFDIADRIGQESSIIVTGKVKQEPKAPGGYELDASDLKIIHETHDYPITPKEHGIEFLLDNRHLWLRSKRQVAIMRVRHRVVKAIRDFFDGKGFTLMDAPILTPNAVEGTSTLFETKYFDLGSAYLTQSGQLYAEAGAMALGKVYTFGPTFRAEKSKTRRHLTEFWMVEPEVAFADLNDDMDLAEEFLEYIVQTVLKEKDEELKILERDTTKLQNVKRPFPRIHYNEAVEILKKHGVDFQWGNDFGGGDETIISEQFDRPVMVHHYPAEVKAFYMKRDPQDERFALAVDVLAPEGYGEIIGGSQREDDLDTLLKRIAEHNLPQSAFEWYLDLRRFGSVPHSGFGLGLERTVSWICGLEHLREAIPFPRLIYRNTP, from the coding sequence ATGCAGCAAATTACAATCAGTGACTTAAAGAATTTTGTTGGACAAGAAGTAACTTTATACGGATGGCTTTATCATAAAAGATCAAGTGGTAAAATTAAATTTTTAGTTTTACGTGATGGAACAGGGTATGTTCAATGTGTGTATTTCAAAGGTAATGTAAGTGATGAAATATTTGATATAGCTGATCGTATCGGACAAGAATCTTCGATTATTGTTACGGGCAAAGTCAAGCAAGAACCTAAAGCTCCTGGTGGATATGAGCTCGATGCTTCTGATTTAAAGATTATCCATGAAACTCACGACTATCCAATCACTCCAAAAGAACACGGAATTGAATTCCTGCTCGATAACAGACATCTCTGGCTTCGTTCAAAGCGTCAGGTGGCTATAATGAGAGTAAGACATCGTGTGGTAAAAGCAATTCGTGATTTTTTTGATGGAAAAGGTTTTACTTTAATGGATGCGCCTATTCTAACTCCAAATGCTGTGGAAGGTACATCAACTCTTTTCGAAACAAAATATTTTGATTTAGGAAGTGCTTATTTAACTCAATCCGGACAGCTTTATGCAGAAGCTGGTGCAATGGCTTTGGGAAAAGTTTATACATTTGGCCCTACTTTCAGAGCTGAGAAATCAAAAACCAGAAGACATTTAACAGAGTTCTGGATGGTTGAACCGGAAGTTGCGTTCGCAGATTTGAATGATGATATGGATTTAGCCGAAGAATTTCTTGAGTATATTGTCCAAACAGTTCTTAAGGAAAAAGATGAAGAATTAAAAATACTTGAAAGAGATACAACTAAACTTCAGAATGTAAAGAGACCATTCCCGCGAATTCATTATAATGAAGCTGTAGAGATTCTCAAGAAACACGGAGTTGATTTTCAGTGGGGAAATGATTTCGGTGGTGGAGATGAAACAATTATCTCCGAACAATTTGACAGACCTGTTATGGTTCATCACTATCCTGCAGAAGTTAAAGCATTCTATATGAAACGCGACCCACAGGATGAAAGATTTGCTCTTGCTGTTGATGTTCTGGCTCCTGAGGGGTATGGAGAAATAATCGGTGGCTCACAAAGAGAAGATGATCTTGATACATTACTTAAAAGAATTGCTGAACATAATCTTCCTCAATCAGCTTTCGAATGGTACCTTGACTTGAGAAGATTTGGTTCTGTTCCACATTCAGGATTTGGACTTGGATTAGAAAGAACTGTAAGCTGGATTTGTGGTCTTGAACATTTAAGAGAAGCAATTCCATTCCCAAGATTAATTTACAGAAATACACCTTAA
- the nuoK gene encoding NADH-quinone oxidoreductase subunit NuoK, protein MTITIEYYLVLSAFMFLVGVAGVLTRRNAIVVFMCIELMLNSANLTMIAFASFLGSSVGQLFVFFVMTVAAAEAAVGLAIIIAIFRNKLTVNIDEINILKW, encoded by the coding sequence ATGACAATAACAATTGAATATTACTTAGTTCTCAGCGCTTTTATGTTTCTTGTGGGAGTAGCGGGAGTTCTTACACGAAGAAATGCTATTGTAGTTTTTATGTGTATAGAATTAATGTTAAACTCCGCTAATCTCACAATGATTGCATTCGCATCATTTTTAGGAAGTTCGGTTGGTCAGTTGTTTGTATTTTTTGTAATGACTGTAGCCGCAGCCGAAGCAGCAGTTGGACTTGCTATAATTATAGCAATCTTTAGAAATAAACTTACTGTTAATATTGACGAAATAAATATTCTCAAGTGGTAA
- a CDS encoding NADH-quinone oxidoreductase subunit J, with protein sequence MTLEVILFFIFGFVAAVAAVMMITRNNPVIAALYLILNMASLAGLYLTLNAQFIAVAQVIVYAGAIMVLFLFVIMLLRPDNEKKFMESNPKVKIFAFVVAGFVLLQLVYIIFFSAPSKILQKNLDASIKAGTIESIGNELFRNYVLPFEAAGFLLLAATIGAILLAKKKID encoded by the coding sequence ATGACGCTAGAAGTAATTTTATTTTTTATTTTCGGTTTTGTTGCAGCAGTTGCCGCAGTGATGATGATTACGAGAAATAATCCTGTTATTGCTGCTCTTTATTTGATATTAAATATGGCATCGTTGGCTGGTTTGTATCTTACTTTAAATGCTCAGTTTATTGCAGTAGCTCAAGTTATTGTTTATGCCGGTGCAATTATGGTTTTGTTCCTTTTCGTAATTATGCTATTAAGACCTGATAACGAAAAGAAGTTTATGGAATCGAATCCTAAAGTTAAGATTTTTGCATTTGTTGTTGCGGGATTCGTTTTGCTTCAGCTTGTCTATATCATATTCTTTTCTGCTCCATCAAAAATTTTGCAAAAAAATCTTGATGCAAGTATAAAAGCAGGCACAATCGAATCAATCGGTAATGAACTTTTCAGAAATTATGTTTTGCCTTTTGAAGCAGCAGGTTTCTTGCTTTTGGCTGCAACAATTGGAGCAATATTATTAGCAAAGAAAAAAATTGATTAG
- the nuoL gene encoding NADH-quinone oxidoreductase subunit L: MRELIYLTVLLPLVGFLINGIFGSRIKNEKVIGTIGSGVIGISFLIALGAFFETLSLPVEQRQIIVSLFTWLNVGGLDVSFAYQVDQLSLVMALIVTGVGFVIHVYSIGYMHGDKGFWRFFAYLNLFIFAMMNLILADNFVLLFLGWEGVGLCSYLLIGFWYDRKFEKNTTSDAAKKAFIVNRIGDFGFLLGMFLIFLTFGSLNFNDVFSKASTFSVSASVYGFITLFLFIGATGKSAQIPLYVWLPDAMAGPTPVSALIHAATMVTAGVYMVARCSVLFASAPQIMIVVAIIGLMTAFFAATIGIVQNDIKKVLAYSTISQLGYMFLAMGVGAFSAGIFHVMTHAFFKALLFLGAGSVIHAMHEEQDIQRYGGLKKYMPHTAITFLIAALAISGIPPLSGFFSKDEILWYSFANGGFILWLVGVITALMTAFYMFRLYFLTFEGKERFGHDKHPHESPKVMTIPLIILAILSVIGGFIGIPEVFSGEHGNQFHNWLAPIFKDADRKLMHFGLHSHFEEILLMVISVIGAAASILLARYIYLKKPEIASRTATRFKGLYNLLWNKYYVDEIYDAVIVNPIVTVSRNVLWKIADNKIIDGTVNGVAKLVDLLSSIIRKVQTGVAQLYALVMVLGIAAALLWIILSF, translated from the coding sequence ATGCGTGAATTAATTTATTTAACTGTACTTCTTCCATTAGTCGGTTTTCTTATCAACGGAATTTTTGGAAGTCGTATTAAAAATGAAAAAGTTATCGGTACAATCGGAAGCGGTGTAATCGGAATTTCGTTTCTCATAGCACTTGGCGCATTCTTCGAAACTTTATCTCTACCTGTTGAACAAAGACAAATCATCGTTAGCTTATTCACCTGGCTTAATGTTGGCGGACTGGATGTAAGTTTCGCTTATCAGGTTGATCAACTTTCATTAGTAATGGCTTTGATTGTTACCGGTGTTGGTTTTGTTATTCATGTTTATTCGATTGGTTATATGCATGGTGATAAAGGTTTCTGGAGATTCTTTGCATATCTCAATCTATTCATCTTTGCAATGATGAATCTTATTCTCGCTGATAATTTTGTCCTTTTGTTTCTTGGTTGGGAAGGTGTTGGACTTTGTTCATATCTTTTGATTGGATTTTGGTATGATAGAAAATTTGAAAAGAATACAACATCGGATGCAGCTAAAAAAGCATTTATTGTAAACAGAATTGGCGACTTTGGTTTTCTTCTTGGAATGTTTTTAATCTTCCTAACATTTGGTTCTCTCAATTTTAATGATGTTTTCAGCAAAGCAAGTACATTCAGTGTTTCAGCTTCTGTTTATGGATTTATAACATTATTCCTTTTCATTGGTGCAACCGGCAAGTCTGCACAGATTCCACTTTATGTTTGGTTACCTGATGCAATGGCTGGTCCGACTCCGGTTTCAGCATTGATTCATGCTGCAACAATGGTTACCGCCGGAGTTTACATGGTTGCCCGATGTTCTGTTCTATTTGCCTCCGCACCTCAAATTATGATTGTTGTCGCCATTATCGGATTGATGACAGCATTCTTTGCTGCAACAATCGGAATTGTACAAAACGATATTAAAAAGGTTTTAGCTTATTCAACTATAAGTCAGCTTGGATATATGTTCCTCGCGATGGGTGTTGGTGCATTCAGTGCGGGAATATTTCATGTGATGACGCACGCTTTCTTTAAAGCTCTTCTCTTTCTTGGTGCAGGAAGTGTAATCCACGCAATGCACGAGGAGCAGGATATTCAGCGTTATGGTGGATTGAAAAAATATATGCCTCATACAGCAATTACATTTCTGATTGCTGCTTTAGCAATTTCCGGTATTCCACCACTTTCCGGATTCTTCAGTAAAGATGAAATTCTCTGGTATTCTTTTGCAAACGGAGGTTTTATTCTATGGTTAGTTGGTGTTATCACTGCATTGATGACTGCATTCTATATGTTCAGATTATACTTTCTTACTTTTGAAGGCAAGGAAAGATTTGGTCACGATAAACATCCGCACGAATCACCCAAAGTAATGACAATTCCATTAATCATTCTAGCAATACTTTCCGTTATCGGAGGATTCATTGGAATACCTGAAGTATTCAGTGGGGAACACGGAAATCAATTTCATAATTGGTTAGCACCAATCTTTAAAGATGCGGATAGAAAACTGATGCACTTCGGATTGCATTCACACTTTGAAGAAATTTTACTGATGGTGATTTCAGTTATTGGTGCTGCAGCTTCAATTTTACTGGCAAGATATATTTATCTGAAGAAACCAGAAATAGCTTCAAGAACTGCTACACGATTCAAAGGATTATATAATCTTTTGTGGAATAAATATTATGTAGATGAAATTTATGATGCAGTGATTGTTAATCCGATAGTAACAGTATCAAGAAATGTTTTATGGAAAATCGCTGATAATAAAATTATTGATGGAACTGTAAACGGTGTGGCAAAATTAGTTGATTTACTTTCTTCAATAATAAGAAAAGTTCAAACTGGAGTAGCTCAGCTTTATGCATTAGTTATGGTGCTTGGAATAGCTGCAGCTTTATTATGGATAATATTAAGTTTTTAA